The Malaclemys terrapin pileata isolate rMalTer1 chromosome 24, rMalTer1.hap1, whole genome shotgun sequence genome contains a region encoding:
- the DAPK3 gene encoding death-associated protein kinase 3 translates to MSTFRQENVEDHYEMGEELGSGQFAIVRKCREKKSGLEYAAKFIKKRRLSSSRRGVSREEIEREVDILREIQHPNIITLHDIFENKTDVVLILELVSGGELFDFLAEKESLTEEEATQFLKQILDGVHYLHSKRIAHFDLKPENIMLLDKNVPNPRIKLIDFGIAHKIEAGTEFKNIFGTPEFVAPEIVNYEPLGLEADMWSIGVITYILLSGASPFLGETKQETLTNISAVNYDFDEEYFSNTSELAKDFIRRLLVKDPKKRMTIAQSLEHPWIKVIKRRNVRNEDNGKKPERRRLKTTRLKEYTIKSHSSMPPNNTYINFERFSKVLEEVAAAEESLREMERNKKSFREDIEALRSIYEEKESWYKEENESIRQDLRQIRQELQKTEALKKQTQEETKSTLLVANGLKRRYRKLENRYEALAKQVASEMKFVQELVWSMEQEKLQGGEGDCSIR, encoded by the exons CGGCCAGTTCGCCATCGTGCGGAAGTGCCGGGAGAAGAAAAGCGGCCTGGAGTATGCGGCTAAGTTCATCAAGAAGCGGCGCCTGTCGTCCAGCCGGCGGGGCGTGAGCCGGGAGGAGATCGAGAGGGAGGTGGACATCCTGCGGGAGATCCAGCACCCCAACATCATCACGCTCCACGACATCTTCGAGAACAAGACGGACGTGGTGCTGATCCTGGAGCTGGTCTCGGGGGGCGAGCTCTTTGACTTCCTGGCCGAGAAGGAGTCCCTGACGGAGGAAGAGGCCACACAGTTCCTCAAACAGATCCTGGATGGGGTCCACTACTTGCATTCCAAGCGCATAGCGCACTTCGACCTGAAG CCCGAGAACATCATGCTGTTGGACAAGAACGTGCCAAACCCCCGCATCAAACTCATCGACTTCGGCATCGCTCACAAAATCGAAGCGGGGACTGAGTTCAAAAACATCTTTGGGACCCCGGAGTTTGTAG CCCCTGAAATAGTGAACTACgagcccctggggctggaggctgaCATGTG GAGCATCGGGGTCATCACATACATTCT TCTCAGTGGTGCCTCTCCGTTCTTGGGCGAAACGAAGCAGGAGACCCTGACGAACATCTCCGCCGTGAACTACGACTTCGACGAGGAGTATTTCAGCAACACCAGCGAGCTGGCCAAGGACTTCATCCGGCGCCTGCTCGTCAAAGATCCCAA GAAGCGAATGACAATTGCCCAGAGCCTGGAGCATCCCTGGATTAAG GTGATCAAGAGGAGGAACGTCCGCAACGAAGACAACGGCAAGAAGCCGGAGAGGCGGCGTCTCAAGACCACTCGGCTCAAGGAGTACACCATCAAGTCCCACTCCAGCATGCCCCCCAACAACACCTACATCAACTTCGAGCGCTTCTCCAAGGTGCTGGAGGAGGTGGCTGCCGCTGAGGAGAGCCTCCGGGAGATGGAGAGGAACAAGAAGTCCTTCCGGGAGGACATCGAAGCCTTGCGCTCCATCTACGAGGAGAAGGAGTCCTGGTACAAGGAGGAGAATGAGAGCATCCGCCAAGACCTGCGCCAGATccggcaggagctgcagaagacAGAGGCCCTGAAAAAGCAGACCCAGGAGGAGACCAAGAGCACCCTGCTGGTGGCCAACGGACTCAAGCGACGCTACCGGAAGCTGGAGAACCGCTATGAGGCTCTGGCCAAGCAGGTGGCCTCGGAGATGAAGTTCGTGCAGGAGCTGGTGTGGTCAATGGAGCAGGAGAAGCTGCAGGGTGGAGAGGGGGACTGCAGCATCCGCTAG